CTATTTCTTATGGTCTGACTTCCATCTATTCCGCCCAAGGGCATCCTTGGCAAACCGCGTTTTGGCTTAAGTCTTATATCGCAAGCAGGCAGATTCTTCTTTTTTCAGTTCAGTATTTGACTAGGTAGGAGGCTCTCTTAAGCCTGACTCCGATAGCCGCTCTTCAAGCTAAGCTGATGCGCGGTAAGATACTTCtttttctggatttttttttgtaaaaaaaatgttgCGGAGACGGGATTTGAACCCATGACTTCAAGGTTATGAGCCTTGCGAGCTACCAAACTGCTCTACCCCGCGTGATGGCGCGAAGAACTCGGAACTAATCTAGTGGACAAACAAGGCTTGAATGTGCCCCCTACCAGCTCTTTTCTGGTTGAAACCAGACATAAAAATGACATTGACATAAATTGACAAGATAATATTTCCATTTTTTCATCAGAAAGGGCTTATCTTTTACAGCCAGAATTGATTTTCCTTGATATCTAACATAATGCAGGAAAGGATCCTTGAACAACCATAGAATGGTCCCGAGAGGCGGTGGTTTACCCTGTGGCGGATGTCAGCGGTTCGAGTCCGCTTATCTCCAACTCGTGAACTTAGCCGGTAATAGAGAAGGTAATGAATATTGAATTCCATAAATACATATTTAGAATGGTTCGGTTGACCTTGCTTTCTGCTATGCCTGAGATGGTATCCTTAGTTTGGGCGGTAtgctttttcttctcttttcatTTCCCGCCCGAGATGAATCCATTCCCCAAGGAAGCTGTGGCTTCTTTCCCCACCAACATGCGCTATCgcttttaattaattgtttgaAAAAGCGGAGGATTATTCTCCATCCAGCGGATGCTACTGAGGAATCGGGAGGACTTCTACCTACGGACGTGGGGGATTTTGCTCTAGGAAGCGAGAATTCCTGGTTATTGGGTCAGCCGAAATGCGATCCTCAACCGGGTCAGGGACTTTAGTCTACCCATAAGGGGCAATGGCAGCAGCAGAATTGGAAAACACATCGCGCCACATGCGCAGCCTCAGCAGCCACACAACTTACACAGCACAGGCAGCATACAAGCAAGGAGCATCGCCACTGAACAACCAAGTGTAGTACGAGGCGGAAGGAAGACACGAGAATACCCGATGCTTTACGACTCCATTCCTCATTCCTCTGTTGGACAATCTTATCAACTTTTAAAAGAGAGAACTAAGAACcttgccttttcccttctctCGAGCACTTGACCGAGTAACCCGCCCTTTATTAGATTAACCTTGCCAAAAGTTTTGGAGAAGAATGGATTCTATCTTTCCTGTGCTGGTTGAAACTCCAACTGCAATTGGCTTGAGAAGGAAAGCTACTACAATTGGAACTGCAAATGCATATATGGAAATGTTAACTCCAATAGGAAATGCATCGAAGGAAAATGGCTGGAAGTAGGAACTTCAGCTTATAAAATATGTATTGTCTGACTTCAAGGTTATGAGCCTTGCGAGCTACCAAACTGCTCTACCCCACGTGATGGCGCGAAGAACTCGGAACTAATCTAATAGACAAACAAGGCTTGAATGTGCCCCTTACCATATCTGTACAAATAGAATAGCGCATTTATACAGAATGGTAAAGGGACCCCTCGAGGATCGATGATCATAAAAATGACtagaaaaatggaggaaaatttTTAATCCTTACCAACTTGATCTTGTTGCTCCCGGGCTAGCAGCCATCGGCGATGCAAAAGCAGAAAGTAGATTGAATCTTGATAATTGAGTGAAGAAGTTCCGGTAAAAGGGGTAAGAGCCATCCATGAAACCATGCTGCATCGGTGTTTTTCGGGGCCTTCAAGGCCTATTAGATTAGGCCAGGTTCGTGTTCGTAGACGGGGTACATAGAAAGGGAAAGGGACGGTAACAAAAGACTTTTCACAAGGATTGGCTCGATCTTCTTACAAGGATTATTCTGCCTCACAAGTGCCGGGCGATCCCAACAGCACCGATGCGGCTTAACCCTCGTTTATCCACAGATGCTACTTTGAAACAACTTGGAGGGGAACGCATCCCGTGATTGTCGTTGCAAGAACTTTTCCATTCCTACGAGAAAGTTCAATCGTGCCATTTGAGCGTTTTCCCCGTATTTTTGGTTGTGGACATAACCTATTCAAAGATCTAATGCTTCCAACTGGTTCACCCCTTTTTGGATTTATTCAAATTACTTCTCTCAAGATCTCAACTCAAGAGAAATGGAAGGGGGCACTTAACCGAATGGAGCGATAGGTAAAGGATAGGTAAAGTATGGGACGTTCAGTAAACAATCCCTTAGCTCAAGTCCTCGGGGATACCCAACTTGGACTTGGAGTAGAGAAGGCAGAGGAGACAATATCCACTGAGGCTTTAAGCACTCATACTAACTGAGCGCCCGCCTGCTTCATTACTGACATCGATTTATTTTTCCCCTCGTGCCAAGCTGAAGATGAGTATTTTTCCTTACAAGAGCATCTGGGCAAGGAAGAAGCAAAAGTTGAAGTTGACTAAACCAATCGTTCTATAAGCAAGGGACTGGTACATCACGGTTTTCATTTTTACCACTGGCTAGTAAAACACTTATAGTAGTTAGCACTAGGAATGACTACTCACATGGGCAGTTATGAATGGCAAGGATTGGAGTTAGCACTCGGTTCGTTCTATAACGATTCACGCTCTTTCACATTGACAGTGGAGGAATCGTGGTTCAAGAACCGTAGGCGGCTGTGTTCCTCCATTGAGGGAGGGATAGAACCTACAGGAAGAATGAGATCTCTGAAACCTATCAGTCTTGCGAGCTATCTTTCCCAGTGCTTCGTTTGACAATCCCTTGATTGTCCCATAACAGGGTAGAGTCCCGTTGAATCAAACTTTTTCTTGCCATAATTTTGCACTTCCTATTAGCATCGCTGATATAAGTCGGATCCTAGATGTAGAAATAGAAAGAATCGCCTTACGCTatcgaaaaaaaaaatattctcgGATAGAGCACAAAAAGAATTAAACCTGATGTAGAGGCAATCAAGAAGGCCGCATAAGTGAAGATATAACCTACGGAAAAGTGGGCTAATCCAACCAATATTGCTTACACGATGGAAAGAGCTACTGGTTTATCTCTCCATCGAATCAAATTAGCCAAAGGTGTACGTTCATGAGCCCATGCTAAAGTTTCAATCAATTCCTGCCAATATCCACGCcaagaaattaaaaacataaatccAGTAGCCCAAACAAGATGTCCAAATAAGAACATCCATGCCCAGACCGATAAGCTATTCATACCAAAAGGGTTATATCCATTGATAAGTTGTGAAGAGTTTAACCATAGATAATCTCTTAACCATCCCATCAAATAAGTGGAAGATTCATTAAACTGTGAAACATTACCCTGCCATAATGTGATGTGCTTCCAATGCCAATAAAAAGTAACCCATCCAATAGTATTTAACATCCAAAAAACGGCCAAATAAAATGCGTCCCAAGCCGAAATATCACAAGTACCACCGCGCCCCGGACCATCGCAAGGAAAACTATAACCAAAATCTTTTTTATCTGGCATTAACTTCGAACCACGTGCATCTAAAGCACCTTTTACTAGGATCAATGTGGTTGTATGTAAACCTAGAGCAATAGCATGATGAACCAAGAAGTCGCCAGGCCCTATTGTTAAGAATAATGAATTACTATTTGCATTAATAGCATTTAACCAACCGGGCAACCATATGCTTCGACCTGCATTAAAGGCTGGACTATTCGTTGAAGAATTGATCTACTTTGTTGAATTCTAGTCTAGCTCTCTTCCTTCGGCTTCTTCTCTAGAGTCAGCCTACCAGAAAGCCATCAGTGTCGAGAGAGCACTGAGACAAATAAGCTAGCTAGTAATTTCTATCCCTGCTTACTTGCTATCTTCCTTAAAATTCCCTATCAAAAACTTAACTTTTACTCCAAATAGGAGCAATGGAGTACACTATTGTGGTAGCCGAAACGGCGGATTCTCCGGCTACATTACAATACCTGGCTCCTTATACAGGAGCAGCTCTGGCTGAATATTTTATGTACCGTGAACGACACACTCTAATCATTTATGATGATCTTTCCAAACAAGCGCAGGCTTATCGCCAAATGTCTCTTCTATTACGAAGACCACCAGGTCGTGAAGCTTATCCAGGAGATGTCTTTTATTTGCATTCACGCCTTTTGGAAAGAGCTGCTAAATCAAGTTCTCGTTTAGGTGAAGGAAGCATGACTGCTTTACCAATAGTCGAGACCCAATCAGGAGGCGTTTCAGCTTATATTCCTACTAATGTAATTTCCATTACAGACGGACAAATATTCTTATCCGCCGATCTATTCAATGCAGGAATCCGCCCTGCTATTAATGTGGGGATTTCCGTTTCCAGAGTAGGATCTGCAGCTCAAATTAAAGCTATGAAACAAGTAGTGGGTAAGCTAAAATTGGAATTGGCCCAATTCGCCGAATTAGAAGCCTTTGCGCAATTCGCTTCTGATCTAGATAAAGCTCGTCAGAATCAATTGGCAAGAGGTCAGCGATTACGTGAGTTGCTCAAACAATCCCAATCTGCGCCTCTCACCGTGGAGGAACAGATAATGACTATTTATACCGGAACGAATGGTTATCTTGATTCATTAGAAATCGGACAAGTAAGGAAATTTCTCGTTGAGTTACGTACCTACTTAAAAACGAATAAACCTCAGTTCAAAGAAATCATATCGTCTACCAAAGCATTCACGGAAGAAGCACAAATCCTTTTGAAAGAAGCTATTCAGGAACAGAAGGAACGTTTTCTAGTTCAGGAACaagtataaaaaaattaatcactTGTAATCTTTAACTTTCAAATTAGAATActcaaaaaataatataatagcAATATGAAATATATAATACTAATATATGATATACtactaaaatgatataatacTAAGATATGGATATATGGAGAAAAATTGCGTCCAATAGGATTTGAACCTATACCAAAGATTTAGAAGACCTCTGTCCTATCCATTAGACAATGGACGCTTTTCTattccattttttttctttgataatttttgtttataaaaaaaaagaatagacaagataattttccaaattcagaaattacaatttattttataaattacaatttcaTATTTTACCTCTTATTTATCCTAATATTATCTATATCGATTCTATCATAATAATGACATATTTTGCCTCGTTTATCCATTCtcgacgagcagacctgcgggaattggtcaaaaataccaatttcgcccccacgatgccacgatggaccccacgacttcctacatcaataaggacacgaattaggtcaagaaaagggctcgagccgcgtctataaatacgCCAATGTAAATTatatatctttttcctttgtaattttcttagcttttcaccttgagaaatcctctccacctcctccatatccttcaaacctccattgaagacacctccgaagctccattcaccgaggattgctcaagcttcatccttaaatcctagaaagacgactgcattggtagacaggttccctgaaagggatttttcttcttttacattctgtctagcctctgatacatgctatgaattctaggtttattgtaacttcgtgacaatgtttccatctttgatatatattatagttcttgtttattcaattattttgatgttttaatctttgtcttacgctttgtctgattggtttaactcattcgataatcccaaaattaggttggcacatattgcgagctgaatctgacctagtcagtgcctataggattgacgaccctatagaagattaagcccaaattaccgagccttagagctagtttcggccttacaagggaatcacgaactagggactttaggaggataggtcgggttaatcgccttggacacaagtgacttaggtttcaattcaattgtttaaacattctattttcattatcatcgtatcccttcatgttccttcagttaattgcattggtaaaagatcacttaggagtagtttaacttaattaggggtagagtaacttaattaggcatagaataacttagttagaattggataacttagctaggagtagcgtaattcaacctaggagtagactaatttaatcaaacaaactcaaaaccccctaagcctagataacatccgagatggagtagctcggtacttgcagaaataaatcctgtggacgataacctggacttaaactagaaatttattacttgataacgacggggtacacttatcccttagtgagttcccatctctaaccTAGGTGGGGaggcatcaagtttttggcgccgttgccggggatttatttcttctgtaatatcgaaccaaaggtcgatttgttagtttaggcattcattgtgaatatcctttgtttataatcgtttatacttgtttatatataatcctttatacttttctttttgtgaatatttgtttctaatttttattgttatttctaatgattcttttttttttgagaaaatggctagaaacaatggaaataaggagtctattacgcatttgcttaactttctatctactcacgaagatcaaactgacgatttgtatgcctcaattaaaaatttatgcatacaaaaagggatcctagttgattcaaccgcggacgaatcaattaaagaacccaatttggtaggtcaggttgataaggtaatatcttttcccattaacaatgaagaactgatccctaattatgagaaaccgaaagtttcaatattaattgaggaatcagttgaaattgagcctctagagaagaatccaaaaatagaagagttcggttttgctccaagtccagaaatttccattctctttgatttaccaagagaataaaaaagggagcaaactaaattttttcataacttatttaaattttatccgttgtttttattaaaattctttgaaactgataatccgttttgcaggtacggattatttattcaggaatttgaattcctaacgcgagtagaagcatacacctaggcgggaattctatgtcgagctcaccgactataacgtagcgcttcttgggaggcaacccaagttttaataaaacttttcaagtttgttttatttagattatacattgatcttttagtttagtctttttagttttcttttatgttttttttttaaaagtgttcgtttaaaaaaaaataataaataaataaataaattttttttatttgtttagttttcttttattttatttttattttttattttaaagttttcaggtttaaaataaaaattaaaaaaaagaaaaaaaaaaaatttttttggccctaggaggcccagctcgccgagctgggcactgccgcccagcccctgctcgccgcgagcaggGTGttggcgcccagcccgccgctgggcactgcgcccagcccgccgctgggcactacgcccagcctgccgctggacactgcgcccagcccgccgctgggcgctggcgcgcagcccgccgctgggcactacgcccagcccgctgctcggccgaGATAAGCAGCGGTTCGGGATTTTTTTCCGAAtgaagctgaaataaataaataaataaataaaatttgccaccgcaaatcgtcaagcTTTTGGCGATTGCGCTAAAATCAATaatttgtcttctccaccctaactttttgcacttgtactctatggtttgtgatgcaatgttggaacttattgcatatttttagtgtgaggaggaggggtagacaaacttacaaaaattgtataatttttaaatttttgttgcgtcgtgtctagtttagttttgcgttttccgggttttatttaggttttgcatgtttaggacctaaaaccgtgaacctccttcgaatctaaacttcgttatttgtctttgagggctgagaaccgaatctaaaattgcatgacaactagtttaggcgtaggacacaactcttgtatctataaaagcatgagctaaagtttgcatttagaccctacttttgaagaaatgctaaaatcattacttaggtagataacttaagaatcgaaggcatgtgacattaaacttgagtttggggaaaactagtaaacacaaaattgaaacccaaagaattgtgagttgaatttgagcctaagagcgaacatcaaaaagctttttttcttgacatttttgtgtgaaagctttgacttgtggaagattacagattttgcacctaatactgtgttgaacctacatgcaatggtttgagatgataaacgatgaatcaacctcattagaattaaccattttctttaccttattttttctttttcatccactctatgaagcccctttgagcctatatttttgtagtttatagatttttctttcgttctaacctatttttgcaaaccacaacttggtttgctacttaacccaatttcttgtgcaaagctcaaatagagcctttgttttcttctagcgctttatctttgtttatggcattacagtagcaagccaaaaggctaagaagtgaatgagcatcactatcccaaaaagaaaaaaaaagagaaaaacagaaaaaaagaaagaaaaagaaaagaaaagagacgaacaaaagggaagaactttattccccagttcttaaaaaaaacgtctcaagaaaacatcccaaaaagaaaataataagggatgaataaaaagctcagtcacttgatatttgctaaagccatttaaacttagtttttgtagcgctagaactatcaacccttgttgtacctttaaccctctaaccacattacaaccccgattagaggctgtttttgatatcatcggaatcatatagcatagtagaggaacgcggatgaacgtgcaaaatcaacgtaatcctaagcaagaacataagccgagagtaaacactttagccaccaaaattgtgtgaaatgagtgaactacctatggtgaggtgttttacttagcgatcccctcaagctcgtttaattaaacatgtgtccttttgcttaaaactatgacatTTATACTTGAAATGCGGCCTTttgatatcgtgtctctactttgtatttccgaatgcatgtaattacagatgctcgaaattgtgtcaagcacctagtcaaaccgggaggttttctagcttgcttgtgattgcgggtttagtttttttagtttacttggggacaagtaaagttttaagtgcgaggaggtttgataggggtcaaaaacccctatctttgggtaaggttttaggacgggttttagcgttattttgttaataagcgagcaattgtcgcatttaaatgcttttgtgtgagttagttagaaattggaaacgttttatttacttttcgttgtttaggctcgttttatgatcaatttaggcaaatacggccaaaatggcattcatattataattccgttattttttgaagctaattggtccatcaaaagtcgcaccaaacgaagcgtttgctcaaataagcgattggcggatcaatttagcccttggactaatgttgtttggagtttatgtgcgtgtgcaggttaaaacatgatcaatttcaggcaaaaatcgtgtctcggggacccccggcagtcgctcggcgaattgagcatctgcgcgcagcccgggcgctgctcggcgagcagcccaggcactgcccaggcaccgcccaggcactgtgcctactcgccgagcaggccgccaggcgccttcTCGGCGAGCTGGGGGCTGCTcatcgcgagtagccctgctcgccgagcagctcgccctgctcgacgagcagacctgcgggaattggtgaaaaagaccaatttcgcccccacgatgccacgatggaccccacaacttcctacatcaataaggacacgaattaggtcaagaaaagggcccgagctgcgtctataaatagagtttttccaatgtaaattatatatttttttcctttgtaattttcttagcttttcaccttgagaaatcctctccacctcctccatatccttcaaacctccattgaagacacctccgaagctccattcaccgaggattgctcaagcttcatccttaaatcctagaaagacgcctgcattggtagacagcttccctgaaagggatttttcttcttttacattctgtctagcctctgatacatgctatgaattctaggtttattgtaacttcgtgacaatgtttccatctttgatatatattatagttcttgtttattcaattattttgatgttttaatctttgtcttacgctttgtctgattggtttaactcattcgataatcccaaaattaggttggcacatattgcgagctgaatctgacctagtcagtgcctataggattgacgaccctatagaagattaagcccaaattactgagccttagagctagtttcggccttacaagggaatcacgaactagggactttaggaggataggtcgggttaatcgccttggacacaagtgacttaggtttcaattcaattgtttaaacattctattttcattatcatcgtatcccttcatgttccttcggttaattgcattggtaaaagatcacttaggagtagtttaacttaattaggggtagagtaaattaattaggcgtagaataacttagttagaattggataacttagctaggagtagcgtaattcaacctaggagtagactaatttaatcaaacaaactcaaaaccccctaagcctagataacatccgagatggagtagctcggtacttgcagaaataaatcctgtggacgataacctggacttaaaccagaaatttattacttgataacgacggggtacacttatcccttagtgagttcccatctctaacctaggtggggacgcatcacgtagctgaagtacgccccgcgtaaatgagtttatgatctttttacgttgaagaactgccttttacgccccgtgtatatagtgatacgccccgcgtatggagagttgactccgggagacaatgcagtctgactttcaggattaggccaattattgccgacatgtgtcatacgccccgcgtaaaatagcatacgccccgcgtatgctgagtcagttccacatggtgcctgcggataaggcaattatttctggcacTATGTTTCACGCCCTGCGTACAGGGTACTGCGCCCCGCatattgagtggatttttgttcctttctcgtacctgaaatacaaaacttgagagccgagttagcttgacgtttttatttcctaaactaataaaaaacgagggaaataaactaaaagtacgggatttatttttatttctttatttatcaaaaacactttatttttgcaattaaacttatttattttatccaaaatcatcccgtaaatcacgctaaaagataggggtaaaatacccctatcactaTCGCTTGGACGTGGCTGATGCTTGGTTCCACCTTGTTCGTAGACAAGAGTGGTGACCGCATCCGACCTTGTTGCCTGCTGGAGGTGCAGGACTCAGCAGCTGGAGCCGCTGGACTCTCTTGGGGATcggctgcactagcatatctataccgtcatcttgGTATTGCTAGCAGAGGAGATTGCGGGCAGATGACGGGTTGTCTGACATTGCTCCAGTCATGGATTTATGACTATTTTCCTTGCTCCAGGCCTCATCGAGAGGCAGTTACAGTTGACTCGGATCTTCCTAGGGCTTCCATGTGGCCATCTATCTCGATGGAGAAGAGCCATGAGAGGCTGAGAGCATTTCGTGCCCGTATTGATGTGTTGACGGCAAATGAGGTACAATtgctatataattataaatactgttcaattaaaacaaacttgtattacttgtatgtgttagtgtaattttatacatctgtaggtgatgtggatgtCGTATGGCCCTGGTGCCATTACGGGAACCCCGAGGACGTTATACGCTGGATGGATACGATATcgggatgtgatcgagccgtacatGCCGGGGAGATGCCTTCGGCAGCTTGGATATGAGCAGTGCATCCCCAGACCGATATTGCGGCCTTTCAAGGCTGTGCGTCCCTGGGCCAGTTTGAAGTATCGAGTAGATGTGCCAGCTGTGATGGTGCAGGATCTTTGGGACTCTTTTCCCCAGTCGGTCGTGCTTATATTGTCTGTATTCACTCCAACACGTACTCCATCGGACTGTGAGGATCAGTACATGTATTGGTACACCCGTCACTCACACCCTCGTCTACTTCCGGAGATTGTTG
The window above is part of the Euphorbia lathyris chromosome 3, ddEupLath1.1, whole genome shotgun sequence genome. Proteins encoded here:
- the LOC136224425 gene encoding ATP synthase subunit alpha, chloroplastic; amino-acid sequence: MEYTIVVAETADSPATLQYLAPYTGAALAEYFMYRERHTLIIYDDLSKQAQAYRQMSLLLRRPPGREAYPGDVFYLHSRLLERAAKSSSRLGEGSMTALPIVETQSGGVSAYIPTNVISITDGQIFLSADLFNAGIRPAINVGISVSRVGSAAQIKAMKQVVGKLKLELAQFAELEAFAQFASDLDKARQNQLARGQRLRELLKQSQSAPLTVEEQIMTIYTGTNGYLDSLEIGQVRKFLVELRTYLKTNKPQFKEIISSTKAFTEEAQILLKEAIQEQKERFLVQEQV